One Pyrus communis chromosome 4, drPyrComm1.1, whole genome shotgun sequence genomic region harbors:
- the LOC137731360 gene encoding uncharacterized protein isoform X1: MGSLWDGDDEIKPMEKNSLVDCADTEPIYTQISSPPLSDEKGKSKDADELVRDIVPCDGTVPVEDAFETQMVDFSDETQLMDFATETQVMDFGGETQAMDFGGETQAMDFGGETQAVDFSGETQLLDDINCFANMEDTQLLEFDDVVVSDSEESDATEVLDDSKDLTDNESVRRGSDQLMNGENICRTPCENSENGLTEQANHLVDKQHNAGLHVSAATPVDDGSPELGPGSVHMQFTSVRAASLQASGLAACSTALNGTNSESRSVPSNNQSLNQLSGKDNAVSLLGGSTIDGEEVNEEHDSRNENKWRTGSSTARKLFTEDSDAENTEISHNGASDEEAEDLLQFPSNFAGLSYIDSQEPGELSQANALDFVDKFLQNNLDESNKEVGHGKSARDISKFVSSAKGPQTLAKKANDKSIDKGIFDWDDNREDEEGGEFFRRRKADFFDGGSHGWRSLPQPQKSKEKRQDVEKDCKKQLQGKNKRIGVVDSDSKLLLHNSKVDKKTAHEDEMKHIKNLVSEFDEQFNNDSPREQLDANINKNDAPEMMNVRFDTQMAAEAMEALCYGEGISNCDASDDHQDAQGNQSCLEGSMGEKSKNRTCSTKLSSRKRGRLTDAGVSRETRQAKKSRVGRKECETKVVIAKSKKGKSNAKKHLNIIGNRNMEKMPSVAIGLRAEGSIKKHLQQDVGTFTLIARRTRRSMVVNQLKKADDASSDCGEESSSQTEDVATREKIISFTGVQVSNALNAKSSKSGPNRSGEVGNHKPSQHHGSDLKFEAICNGIKLDALSFPKGKRSRRKLSDQVYGPDNLNDPPTPSVHPDKVGQHVTRHTRLQGAAQSIFVDVKSTRRTRSATRGDKNCARKLAHQSLKTDPWKAPLRCNSSHKDGIMISEITTGGEAVGILDRMSDANPSSTTKMRDESPLGKCKPLDSACATPVNSKVPVNDASPVCMGNEYFKQSCKKTPSRPSLLKEIRDLSANGHIPTSASKDLRKRRDMTDVRVLYSHHLDDYVIKHQKKILARLGVSVASSMTDATHFIADQFVRTRNMLEAIAAGKPVVTHLWLDSCGQASCFIDEKNYVLRDTKKEKEFGFNMPTSLVRACQHPLLEGRKVFITPNTKPGKEIISSLVKAVHGQAIERIGRSVLEADKIPDDLLVLSCEEDYEICVPLLEKGATVYSSELLLNGIVTQKLEFERHRLFTDQVKKTRSTIWLRKDGSKFLPVTKNK, translated from the exons ATGGGTTCCCTCTGGGACGGCGACGATGAAATCAAGCCGATGGAGAAAAACTCACTCGTCGACTGCGCCGATACCGAGCCCATTTATACTCAGATTTCAAGCCCTCCATTGTCCG ATGAGAAGGGCAAATCGAAGGATGCGGATGAGTTAGTGCGAGACATTGTGCCATGTGATGGTACTGTTCCAGTTGAAGATGCATTTGAAACCCAAATGGTAGATTTTAGTGATGAAACCCAATTAATGGATTTCGCAACTGAAACCCAAGTAATGGATTTCGGTGGTGAAACACAAGCGATGGATTTCGGTGGTGAAACACAAGCGATGGATTTCGGTGGTGAGACACAAGCAGTGGATTTCAGTGGTGAAACACAACTATTGGATGATATCAATTGCTTTGCAAACATGGAGGATACTCAGTTATTAGAGTTTGATGATGTAGTTGTCAGTGACAGTGAAGAGTCGGATGCAACTGAAGTTTTGGATGATAGTAAGGATCTAACTGACAATGAATCGGTACGGAGAGGTTCTGATCAATTAATGAATGGGGAGAATATTTGCCGCACTCCTTGCGAAAATAGTGAAAATGGGTTAACAGAGCAAGCCAATCATTTGGTCGACAAGCAACACAATGCAG GGCTCCATGTTTCTGCTGCAACACCTGTGGATGACGGCTCCCCGGAACTGGGACCAG GTTCTGTGCATATGCAATTTACCTCAGTCCGTGCAGCATCCTTACAGGCCTCCGGTCTAGCAGCTTGCAGTACAGCTTTGAATGGTACTAACAGTGAGTCTCGTTCTGTTCCAAGTAATAACCAATCTTTGAATCAACTTTCCGGGAAAGATAATGCAGTATCTCTTTTAGGGGGTTCGACCATAGATGGGGAAGAAGTCAATGAGGAGCATGATTCAAGGAATGAGAACAAATGGAGGACTGGTAGTTCAACAGCAAGAAAACTTTTTACTGAGGATTCAGATGCTGAAAACACGGAAATTTCTCATAACGGCGCTAGTGATGAAGAAGCTGAAGATTTGCTTCAGTTTCCTAGTAATTTTGCAGGGTTGAGCTATATTGACTCTCAAGAACCAGGTGAATTATCACAGGCTAATGCACTTGATTTTGTGGATAAATTCCTCCAAAATAATCTTGATGAGTCTAATAAAGAAGTTGGCCATGGAAAGAGTGCAAGGGACATTTCAAAATTTGTCTCAAGTGCAAAAGGGCCACAAACTTTGGCCAAGAAAGCCAATGACAAAAGCATAGATAAAGGGATTTTCGATTGGGATGATAACCGTGAGGATGAAGAAGGAGGTGAATTTTTCCGCCGAAGAAAAGCAGACTTCTTCGACGGCGGAAGCCATGGGTGGAGATCTCTTCCCCAACCCCAGAAGTCCAAAGAGAAAAGACAGGATGTGGAGAAGGATTGCAAAAAACAATTACAAGGAAAGAACAAGAGAATAGGTGTAGTTGATTCTGATTCAAAACTATTGTTGCATAATTCAAAAGTCGACAAGAAGACAGCACATGAAGATGAAATGAAACATATAAAGAATCTCGTCAGTGAGTTTGACGAACAGTTTAACAATGACTCCCCTAGAGAGCAGTTGGATGCCAATATAAATAAGAACGATGCACCTGAAATGATGAATGTACGCTTTGATACTCAAATGGCAGCTGAAGCTATGGAAGCCTTGTGTTATGGTGAAGGGATTTCCAATTGTGATGCTAGTGATGACCATCAAGATGCTCAAGGAAATCAGAGTTGTCTTGAAGGTTCGATGGGAGAAAAATCAAAGAATAGAACTTGTTCAACGAAACTGTCTTCTCGAAAAAGAGGGCGTTTAACTGATGCAGGGGTTTCCCGAGAAACTCGACAAGCAAAGAAATCGAGGGTTGGTAGGAAGGAGTGTGAAACAAAGGTGGTGATAGCAAAATCAAAGAAGGGGAAGTCCAATGCTAAAAAGCATCTTAACATCATTGGGAACAGAAACATGGAGAAAATGCCTTCTGTTGCTATTGGCCTAAGAGCAGAAGGATCTATAAAAAAGCATTTACAACAGGATGTTGGTACGTTTACGCTGATTGCACGTCGAACTAGACGGTCTATGGTGGTAAATCAGTTAAAGAAAGCTGACGATGCATCCAGTGATTGTGGAGAAGAGTCGAGCTCTCAAACAGAGGATGTTGCAACTAgagaaaaaataattagtttCACAGGTGTTCAGGTGTCTAATGCGTTGAATGCAAAATCTTCAAAATCAGGTCCCAATCGATCCGGAGAAGTTGGAAATCATAAACCAAGCCAACATCATGGTTCAGATCTCAAGTTTGAAGCTATTTGCAATGGCATCAAATTGGATGCTTTAAGCTTCCCCAAAGGAAAAAGATCTAGGAGAAAGTTATCTGATCAGGTTTATGGGCCTGATAACTTAAATGATCCACCGACCCCATCTGTTCACCCAGACAAAGTTGGACAACATGTCACTAGGCACACAAGATTGCAGGGTGCTGCTCAAagcatttttgttgatgtaaaGTCAACAAGAAGAACCCGATCAGCTACACGTGGTGACAAGAATTGTGCTAGAAAACTTGCACATCAAAGTTTAAAAACTGATCCTTGGAAAGCTCCTCTTCGTTGTAATTCTTCTCATAAGGATGGGATAATGATATCAGAGATTACAACTGGTGGAGAGGCAGTTGGAATTCTTGACAGGATGAGTGATGCAAATCCGTCTTCTACTACTAAAATGAGGGATGAATCCCCGCTAGGGAAATGCAAACCACTGGATTCAGCTTGTGCTACTCCAGTTAACAGTAAGGTGCCTGTCAATGATGCATCTCCAGTTTGTATGGGTAATGAATATTTCAAACAGTCATGCAAGAAGACCCCTTCAAGGCCGAGTCTTTTGAAAGAAATCCGTGACTTAAGTGCAAATGGGCATATACCAACTTCAGCATCAAAGGATTTAAGGAAGAGGAGAGATATGACTGATGTTCGAGTATTGTATAGCCACCACTTGGATGACTATGTAATAAAGCATCAGAAAAAG ATTTTGGCCCGACTAGGAGTTTCTGTAGCATCCTCTATGACAGATGCCACACACTTCATAGCAGATCAATTTGTGCGTACGAGGAATATGTTAGAAGCTATTGCTGCTGGAAAACCTGTGGTGACGCATTTATGGCTCGATAGCTGTGGACAAGCTAGTTGTTTCATTGATGAGAAAAACTATGTACTAAGGGAtaccaagaaggagaaggagttTGGCTTTAACATGCCGACTTCGTTGGTACGTGCGTGCCAGCATCCACTTCTGGAG GGTCGTAAAGTCTTCATCACCCCAAATACGAAGCCTGGTAAAGAAATAATTTCTAGTCTGGTAAAAGCAGTCCATGGCCAG GCAATAGAAAGAATTGGTAGATCTGTTTTGGAGGCTGATAAAATTCCAGATGATCTGTTGGTTCTATCTTGTGAAGAAGATTATGAAATTTGTGTGCCTTTACTCGAAAAAG GAGCTACAGTTTACAGCTCAGAGTTGCTTTTGAATGGGATTGTTACTCAGAAGCTGGAGTTTGAAAG GCATCGCCTCTTCACAGATCAAGTTAAGAAAACCCGTTCGACCATATGGCTAAGGAAAGATGGCAGTAAGTTCCTCCCtgtgacaaaaaataaataa
- the LOC137731360 gene encoding uncharacterized protein isoform X2, with product MGSLWDGDDEIKPMEKNSLVDCADTEPIYTQISSPPLSDEKGKSKDADELVRDIVPCDGTVPVEDAFETQMVDFSDETQLMDFATETQVMDFGGETQAMDFGGETQAMDFGGETQAVDFSGETQLLDDINCFANMEDTQLLEFDDVVVSDSEESDATEVLDDSKDLTDNESVRRGSDQLMNGENICRTPCENSENGLTEQANHLVDKQHNAGLHVSAATPVDDGSPELGPGSVHMQFTSVRAASLQASGLAACSTALNGTNRGSTIDGEEVNEEHDSRNENKWRTGSSTARKLFTEDSDAENTEISHNGASDEEAEDLLQFPSNFAGLSYIDSQEPGELSQANALDFVDKFLQNNLDESNKEVGHGKSARDISKFVSSAKGPQTLAKKANDKSIDKGIFDWDDNREDEEGGEFFRRRKADFFDGGSHGWRSLPQPQKSKEKRQDVEKDCKKQLQGKNKRIGVVDSDSKLLLHNSKVDKKTAHEDEMKHIKNLVSEFDEQFNNDSPREQLDANINKNDAPEMMNVRFDTQMAAEAMEALCYGEGISNCDASDDHQDAQGNQSCLEGSMGEKSKNRTCSTKLSSRKRGRLTDAGVSRETRQAKKSRVGRKECETKVVIAKSKKGKSNAKKHLNIIGNRNMEKMPSVAIGLRAEGSIKKHLQQDVGTFTLIARRTRRSMVVNQLKKADDASSDCGEESSSQTEDVATREKIISFTGVQVSNALNAKSSKSGPNRSGEVGNHKPSQHHGSDLKFEAICNGIKLDALSFPKGKRSRRKLSDQVYGPDNLNDPPTPSVHPDKVGQHVTRHTRLQGAAQSIFVDVKSTRRTRSATRGDKNCARKLAHQSLKTDPWKAPLRCNSSHKDGIMISEITTGGEAVGILDRMSDANPSSTTKMRDESPLGKCKPLDSACATPVNSKVPVNDASPVCMGNEYFKQSCKKTPSRPSLLKEIRDLSANGHIPTSASKDLRKRRDMTDVRVLYSHHLDDYVIKHQKKILARLGVSVASSMTDATHFIADQFVRTRNMLEAIAAGKPVVTHLWLDSCGQASCFIDEKNYVLRDTKKEKEFGFNMPTSLVRACQHPLLEGRKVFITPNTKPGKEIISSLVKAVHGQAIERIGRSVLEADKIPDDLLVLSCEEDYEICVPLLEKGATVYSSELLLNGIVTQKLEFERHRLFTDQVKKTRSTIWLRKDGSKFLPVTKNK from the exons ATGGGTTCCCTCTGGGACGGCGACGATGAAATCAAGCCGATGGAGAAAAACTCACTCGTCGACTGCGCCGATACCGAGCCCATTTATACTCAGATTTCAAGCCCTCCATTGTCCG ATGAGAAGGGCAAATCGAAGGATGCGGATGAGTTAGTGCGAGACATTGTGCCATGTGATGGTACTGTTCCAGTTGAAGATGCATTTGAAACCCAAATGGTAGATTTTAGTGATGAAACCCAATTAATGGATTTCGCAACTGAAACCCAAGTAATGGATTTCGGTGGTGAAACACAAGCGATGGATTTCGGTGGTGAAACACAAGCGATGGATTTCGGTGGTGAGACACAAGCAGTGGATTTCAGTGGTGAAACACAACTATTGGATGATATCAATTGCTTTGCAAACATGGAGGATACTCAGTTATTAGAGTTTGATGATGTAGTTGTCAGTGACAGTGAAGAGTCGGATGCAACTGAAGTTTTGGATGATAGTAAGGATCTAACTGACAATGAATCGGTACGGAGAGGTTCTGATCAATTAATGAATGGGGAGAATATTTGCCGCACTCCTTGCGAAAATAGTGAAAATGGGTTAACAGAGCAAGCCAATCATTTGGTCGACAAGCAACACAATGCAG GGCTCCATGTTTCTGCTGCAACACCTGTGGATGACGGCTCCCCGGAACTGGGACCAG GTTCTGTGCATATGCAATTTACCTCAGTCCGTGCAGCATCCTTACAGGCCTCCGGTCTAGCAGCTTGCAGTACAGCTTTGAATGGTACTAACA GGGGTTCGACCATAGATGGGGAAGAAGTCAATGAGGAGCATGATTCAAGGAATGAGAACAAATGGAGGACTGGTAGTTCAACAGCAAGAAAACTTTTTACTGAGGATTCAGATGCTGAAAACACGGAAATTTCTCATAACGGCGCTAGTGATGAAGAAGCTGAAGATTTGCTTCAGTTTCCTAGTAATTTTGCAGGGTTGAGCTATATTGACTCTCAAGAACCAGGTGAATTATCACAGGCTAATGCACTTGATTTTGTGGATAAATTCCTCCAAAATAATCTTGATGAGTCTAATAAAGAAGTTGGCCATGGAAAGAGTGCAAGGGACATTTCAAAATTTGTCTCAAGTGCAAAAGGGCCACAAACTTTGGCCAAGAAAGCCAATGACAAAAGCATAGATAAAGGGATTTTCGATTGGGATGATAACCGTGAGGATGAAGAAGGAGGTGAATTTTTCCGCCGAAGAAAAGCAGACTTCTTCGACGGCGGAAGCCATGGGTGGAGATCTCTTCCCCAACCCCAGAAGTCCAAAGAGAAAAGACAGGATGTGGAGAAGGATTGCAAAAAACAATTACAAGGAAAGAACAAGAGAATAGGTGTAGTTGATTCTGATTCAAAACTATTGTTGCATAATTCAAAAGTCGACAAGAAGACAGCACATGAAGATGAAATGAAACATATAAAGAATCTCGTCAGTGAGTTTGACGAACAGTTTAACAATGACTCCCCTAGAGAGCAGTTGGATGCCAATATAAATAAGAACGATGCACCTGAAATGATGAATGTACGCTTTGATACTCAAATGGCAGCTGAAGCTATGGAAGCCTTGTGTTATGGTGAAGGGATTTCCAATTGTGATGCTAGTGATGACCATCAAGATGCTCAAGGAAATCAGAGTTGTCTTGAAGGTTCGATGGGAGAAAAATCAAAGAATAGAACTTGTTCAACGAAACTGTCTTCTCGAAAAAGAGGGCGTTTAACTGATGCAGGGGTTTCCCGAGAAACTCGACAAGCAAAGAAATCGAGGGTTGGTAGGAAGGAGTGTGAAACAAAGGTGGTGATAGCAAAATCAAAGAAGGGGAAGTCCAATGCTAAAAAGCATCTTAACATCATTGGGAACAGAAACATGGAGAAAATGCCTTCTGTTGCTATTGGCCTAAGAGCAGAAGGATCTATAAAAAAGCATTTACAACAGGATGTTGGTACGTTTACGCTGATTGCACGTCGAACTAGACGGTCTATGGTGGTAAATCAGTTAAAGAAAGCTGACGATGCATCCAGTGATTGTGGAGAAGAGTCGAGCTCTCAAACAGAGGATGTTGCAACTAgagaaaaaataattagtttCACAGGTGTTCAGGTGTCTAATGCGTTGAATGCAAAATCTTCAAAATCAGGTCCCAATCGATCCGGAGAAGTTGGAAATCATAAACCAAGCCAACATCATGGTTCAGATCTCAAGTTTGAAGCTATTTGCAATGGCATCAAATTGGATGCTTTAAGCTTCCCCAAAGGAAAAAGATCTAGGAGAAAGTTATCTGATCAGGTTTATGGGCCTGATAACTTAAATGATCCACCGACCCCATCTGTTCACCCAGACAAAGTTGGACAACATGTCACTAGGCACACAAGATTGCAGGGTGCTGCTCAAagcatttttgttgatgtaaaGTCAACAAGAAGAACCCGATCAGCTACACGTGGTGACAAGAATTGTGCTAGAAAACTTGCACATCAAAGTTTAAAAACTGATCCTTGGAAAGCTCCTCTTCGTTGTAATTCTTCTCATAAGGATGGGATAATGATATCAGAGATTACAACTGGTGGAGAGGCAGTTGGAATTCTTGACAGGATGAGTGATGCAAATCCGTCTTCTACTACTAAAATGAGGGATGAATCCCCGCTAGGGAAATGCAAACCACTGGATTCAGCTTGTGCTACTCCAGTTAACAGTAAGGTGCCTGTCAATGATGCATCTCCAGTTTGTATGGGTAATGAATATTTCAAACAGTCATGCAAGAAGACCCCTTCAAGGCCGAGTCTTTTGAAAGAAATCCGTGACTTAAGTGCAAATGGGCATATACCAACTTCAGCATCAAAGGATTTAAGGAAGAGGAGAGATATGACTGATGTTCGAGTATTGTATAGCCACCACTTGGATGACTATGTAATAAAGCATCAGAAAAAG ATTTTGGCCCGACTAGGAGTTTCTGTAGCATCCTCTATGACAGATGCCACACACTTCATAGCAGATCAATTTGTGCGTACGAGGAATATGTTAGAAGCTATTGCTGCTGGAAAACCTGTGGTGACGCATTTATGGCTCGATAGCTGTGGACAAGCTAGTTGTTTCATTGATGAGAAAAACTATGTACTAAGGGAtaccaagaaggagaaggagttTGGCTTTAACATGCCGACTTCGTTGGTACGTGCGTGCCAGCATCCACTTCTGGAG GGTCGTAAAGTCTTCATCACCCCAAATACGAAGCCTGGTAAAGAAATAATTTCTAGTCTGGTAAAAGCAGTCCATGGCCAG GCAATAGAAAGAATTGGTAGATCTGTTTTGGAGGCTGATAAAATTCCAGATGATCTGTTGGTTCTATCTTGTGAAGAAGATTATGAAATTTGTGTGCCTTTACTCGAAAAAG GAGCTACAGTTTACAGCTCAGAGTTGCTTTTGAATGGGATTGTTACTCAGAAGCTGGAGTTTGAAAG GCATCGCCTCTTCACAGATCAAGTTAAGAAAACCCGTTCGACCATATGGCTAAGGAAAGATGGCAGTAAGTTCCTCCCtgtgacaaaaaataaataa
- the LOC137731360 gene encoding uncharacterized protein isoform X3, whose protein sequence is MGSLWDGDDEIKPMEKNSLVDCADTEPIYTQISSPPLSDEKGKSKDADELVRDIVPCDGTVPVEDAFETQMVDFSDETQLMDFATETQVMDFGGETQAMDFGGETQAMDFGGETQAVDFSGETQLLDDINCFANMEDTQLLEFDDVVVSDSEESDATEVLDDSKDLTDNESVRRGSDQLMNGENICRTPCENSENGLTEQANHLVDKQHNAGLHVSAATPVDDGSPELGPGSVHMQFTSVRAASLQASGLAACSTALNGGSTIDGEEVNEEHDSRNENKWRTGSSTARKLFTEDSDAENTEISHNGASDEEAEDLLQFPSNFAGLSYIDSQEPGELSQANALDFVDKFLQNNLDESNKEVGHGKSARDISKFVSSAKGPQTLAKKANDKSIDKGIFDWDDNREDEEGGEFFRRRKADFFDGGSHGWRSLPQPQKSKEKRQDVEKDCKKQLQGKNKRIGVVDSDSKLLLHNSKVDKKTAHEDEMKHIKNLVSEFDEQFNNDSPREQLDANINKNDAPEMMNVRFDTQMAAEAMEALCYGEGISNCDASDDHQDAQGNQSCLEGSMGEKSKNRTCSTKLSSRKRGRLTDAGVSRETRQAKKSRVGRKECETKVVIAKSKKGKSNAKKHLNIIGNRNMEKMPSVAIGLRAEGSIKKHLQQDVGTFTLIARRTRRSMVVNQLKKADDASSDCGEESSSQTEDVATREKIISFTGVQVSNALNAKSSKSGPNRSGEVGNHKPSQHHGSDLKFEAICNGIKLDALSFPKGKRSRRKLSDQVYGPDNLNDPPTPSVHPDKVGQHVTRHTRLQGAAQSIFVDVKSTRRTRSATRGDKNCARKLAHQSLKTDPWKAPLRCNSSHKDGIMISEITTGGEAVGILDRMSDANPSSTTKMRDESPLGKCKPLDSACATPVNSKVPVNDASPVCMGNEYFKQSCKKTPSRPSLLKEIRDLSANGHIPTSASKDLRKRRDMTDVRVLYSHHLDDYVIKHQKKILARLGVSVASSMTDATHFIADQFVRTRNMLEAIAAGKPVVTHLWLDSCGQASCFIDEKNYVLRDTKKEKEFGFNMPTSLVRACQHPLLEGRKVFITPNTKPGKEIISSLVKAVHGQAIERIGRSVLEADKIPDDLLVLSCEEDYEICVPLLEKGATVYSSELLLNGIVTQKLEFERHRLFTDQVKKTRSTIWLRKDGSKFLPVTKNK, encoded by the exons ATGGGTTCCCTCTGGGACGGCGACGATGAAATCAAGCCGATGGAGAAAAACTCACTCGTCGACTGCGCCGATACCGAGCCCATTTATACTCAGATTTCAAGCCCTCCATTGTCCG ATGAGAAGGGCAAATCGAAGGATGCGGATGAGTTAGTGCGAGACATTGTGCCATGTGATGGTACTGTTCCAGTTGAAGATGCATTTGAAACCCAAATGGTAGATTTTAGTGATGAAACCCAATTAATGGATTTCGCAACTGAAACCCAAGTAATGGATTTCGGTGGTGAAACACAAGCGATGGATTTCGGTGGTGAAACACAAGCGATGGATTTCGGTGGTGAGACACAAGCAGTGGATTTCAGTGGTGAAACACAACTATTGGATGATATCAATTGCTTTGCAAACATGGAGGATACTCAGTTATTAGAGTTTGATGATGTAGTTGTCAGTGACAGTGAAGAGTCGGATGCAACTGAAGTTTTGGATGATAGTAAGGATCTAACTGACAATGAATCGGTACGGAGAGGTTCTGATCAATTAATGAATGGGGAGAATATTTGCCGCACTCCTTGCGAAAATAGTGAAAATGGGTTAACAGAGCAAGCCAATCATTTGGTCGACAAGCAACACAATGCAG GGCTCCATGTTTCTGCTGCAACACCTGTGGATGACGGCTCCCCGGAACTGGGACCAG GTTCTGTGCATATGCAATTTACCTCAGTCCGTGCAGCATCCTTACAGGCCTCCGGTCTAGCAGCTTGCAGTACAGCTTTGAATG GGGGTTCGACCATAGATGGGGAAGAAGTCAATGAGGAGCATGATTCAAGGAATGAGAACAAATGGAGGACTGGTAGTTCAACAGCAAGAAAACTTTTTACTGAGGATTCAGATGCTGAAAACACGGAAATTTCTCATAACGGCGCTAGTGATGAAGAAGCTGAAGATTTGCTTCAGTTTCCTAGTAATTTTGCAGGGTTGAGCTATATTGACTCTCAAGAACCAGGTGAATTATCACAGGCTAATGCACTTGATTTTGTGGATAAATTCCTCCAAAATAATCTTGATGAGTCTAATAAAGAAGTTGGCCATGGAAAGAGTGCAAGGGACATTTCAAAATTTGTCTCAAGTGCAAAAGGGCCACAAACTTTGGCCAAGAAAGCCAATGACAAAAGCATAGATAAAGGGATTTTCGATTGGGATGATAACCGTGAGGATGAAGAAGGAGGTGAATTTTTCCGCCGAAGAAAAGCAGACTTCTTCGACGGCGGAAGCCATGGGTGGAGATCTCTTCCCCAACCCCAGAAGTCCAAAGAGAAAAGACAGGATGTGGAGAAGGATTGCAAAAAACAATTACAAGGAAAGAACAAGAGAATAGGTGTAGTTGATTCTGATTCAAAACTATTGTTGCATAATTCAAAAGTCGACAAGAAGACAGCACATGAAGATGAAATGAAACATATAAAGAATCTCGTCAGTGAGTTTGACGAACAGTTTAACAATGACTCCCCTAGAGAGCAGTTGGATGCCAATATAAATAAGAACGATGCACCTGAAATGATGAATGTACGCTTTGATACTCAAATGGCAGCTGAAGCTATGGAAGCCTTGTGTTATGGTGAAGGGATTTCCAATTGTGATGCTAGTGATGACCATCAAGATGCTCAAGGAAATCAGAGTTGTCTTGAAGGTTCGATGGGAGAAAAATCAAAGAATAGAACTTGTTCAACGAAACTGTCTTCTCGAAAAAGAGGGCGTTTAACTGATGCAGGGGTTTCCCGAGAAACTCGACAAGCAAAGAAATCGAGGGTTGGTAGGAAGGAGTGTGAAACAAAGGTGGTGATAGCAAAATCAAAGAAGGGGAAGTCCAATGCTAAAAAGCATCTTAACATCATTGGGAACAGAAACATGGAGAAAATGCCTTCTGTTGCTATTGGCCTAAGAGCAGAAGGATCTATAAAAAAGCATTTACAACAGGATGTTGGTACGTTTACGCTGATTGCACGTCGAACTAGACGGTCTATGGTGGTAAATCAGTTAAAGAAAGCTGACGATGCATCCAGTGATTGTGGAGAAGAGTCGAGCTCTCAAACAGAGGATGTTGCAACTAgagaaaaaataattagtttCACAGGTGTTCAGGTGTCTAATGCGTTGAATGCAAAATCTTCAAAATCAGGTCCCAATCGATCCGGAGAAGTTGGAAATCATAAACCAAGCCAACATCATGGTTCAGATCTCAAGTTTGAAGCTATTTGCAATGGCATCAAATTGGATGCTTTAAGCTTCCCCAAAGGAAAAAGATCTAGGAGAAAGTTATCTGATCAGGTTTATGGGCCTGATAACTTAAATGATCCACCGACCCCATCTGTTCACCCAGACAAAGTTGGACAACATGTCACTAGGCACACAAGATTGCAGGGTGCTGCTCAAagcatttttgttgatgtaaaGTCAACAAGAAGAACCCGATCAGCTACACGTGGTGACAAGAATTGTGCTAGAAAACTTGCACATCAAAGTTTAAAAACTGATCCTTGGAAAGCTCCTCTTCGTTGTAATTCTTCTCATAAGGATGGGATAATGATATCAGAGATTACAACTGGTGGAGAGGCAGTTGGAATTCTTGACAGGATGAGTGATGCAAATCCGTCTTCTACTACTAAAATGAGGGATGAATCCCCGCTAGGGAAATGCAAACCACTGGATTCAGCTTGTGCTACTCCAGTTAACAGTAAGGTGCCTGTCAATGATGCATCTCCAGTTTGTATGGGTAATGAATATTTCAAACAGTCATGCAAGAAGACCCCTTCAAGGCCGAGTCTTTTGAAAGAAATCCGTGACTTAAGTGCAAATGGGCATATACCAACTTCAGCATCAAAGGATTTAAGGAAGAGGAGAGATATGACTGATGTTCGAGTATTGTATAGCCACCACTTGGATGACTATGTAATAAAGCATCAGAAAAAG ATTTTGGCCCGACTAGGAGTTTCTGTAGCATCCTCTATGACAGATGCCACACACTTCATAGCAGATCAATTTGTGCGTACGAGGAATATGTTAGAAGCTATTGCTGCTGGAAAACCTGTGGTGACGCATTTATGGCTCGATAGCTGTGGACAAGCTAGTTGTTTCATTGATGAGAAAAACTATGTACTAAGGGAtaccaagaaggagaaggagttTGGCTTTAACATGCCGACTTCGTTGGTACGTGCGTGCCAGCATCCACTTCTGGAG GGTCGTAAAGTCTTCATCACCCCAAATACGAAGCCTGGTAAAGAAATAATTTCTAGTCTGGTAAAAGCAGTCCATGGCCAG GCAATAGAAAGAATTGGTAGATCTGTTTTGGAGGCTGATAAAATTCCAGATGATCTGTTGGTTCTATCTTGTGAAGAAGATTATGAAATTTGTGTGCCTTTACTCGAAAAAG GAGCTACAGTTTACAGCTCAGAGTTGCTTTTGAATGGGATTGTTACTCAGAAGCTGGAGTTTGAAAG GCATCGCCTCTTCACAGATCAAGTTAAGAAAACCCGTTCGACCATATGGCTAAGGAAAGATGGCAGTAAGTTCCTCCCtgtgacaaaaaataaataa